Proteins from a single region of Butyrivibrio fibrisolvens:
- a CDS encoding sugar ABC transporter permease — MGKKNGTVNGVEKIKVQKSSLSFGQKLWRNRTLVLMCIPAIIFFIAFCYAPMPGIYVAFVKYNYRKGIFGSNFIGLKNFEFLATSGKLGMLTKNTILYNIAFILLGNFFAVFVAVLLNEIQNKWFKKVSQTMMFLPYFISQVLIGLLVYNLLNYDTGFVNSILKALGTPEEKLFSPYSDPTVWPVLLVIIHLWQSTGYNSVVYFASIMGIDAEIIEAARVDGANAWQKIRYIILPGLRQTVVILLLFAIGGIVKGNFGLFYNIIGTNSLLYSTTDIIETYVYRATMTDFNFSTASAVGLYQSLVGFFMVMIVNFVVKKIDPDYSLF, encoded by the coding sequence ATGGGTAAGAAAAACGGAACGGTAAATGGGGTCGAGAAGATAAAGGTTCAAAAGTCATCTCTGTCATTTGGCCAGAAACTTTGGAGGAATCGTACACTTGTTCTTATGTGCATTCCGGCAATTATCTTCTTTATAGCTTTTTGCTATGCACCAATGCCTGGTATCTATGTGGCATTTGTTAAATATAACTATCGTAAAGGTATCTTTGGAAGTAATTTCATCGGTCTTAAGAACTTTGAATTTCTTGCAACTTCCGGTAAGCTCGGAATGCTGACCAAGAATACTATCCTTTATAACATCGCATTTATTTTGCTTGGTAACTTCTTCGCAGTATTTGTAGCGGTTCTTCTTAATGAGATCCAGAACAAATGGTTCAAGAAAGTTTCACAGACAATGATGTTCCTGCCTTACTTCATTTCACAGGTTTTGATAGGACTCCTTGTTTATAACCTTCTCAACTATGATACCGGTTTCGTAAACAGTATCTTAAAAGCTCTTGGAACTCCTGAAGAAAAGCTCTTCAGCCCTTACTCAGATCCAACAGTTTGGCCTGTACTTCTTGTAATCATTCACCTGTGGCAGTCAACAGGTTATAACTCAGTCGTATACTTCGCATCGATCATGGGTATCGACGCTGAGATCATCGAAGCAGCAAGAGTAGACGGCGCCAACGCATGGCAGAAGATCAGATACATCATCCTTCCGGGACTTCGTCAGACAGTAGTAATCCTTCTTCTATTTGCTATCGGAGGAATCGTAAAAGGTAACTTCGGTCTGTTCTACAACATAATCGGTACCAACTCACTGCTTTACTCAACAACCGATATCATTGAGACATACGTATATCGTGCTACAATGACAGATTTCAATTTCTCCACAGCATCTGCGGTAGGTTTGTATCAGTCATTAGTCGGATTCTTTATGGTCATGATAGTAAACTTTGTAGTTAAAAAGATTGATCCTGATTATTCACTTTTCTGA
- a CDS encoding carbohydrate ABC transporter permease, which yields MAKKDKKIDYDTYDSSARVKLGTSDYVIRGIGYVFVTLYALACIFPFLLIIGTSFTSEAVIRSAGVQLFPRDFTTEAYDMVLKGGAIWKSYLLTILMTGVGTGVGLLVISMTGYALQRKDFVLRNVISFFIYFTSLFQAGLAPYYLLMTQTYHLKDSYFAVLLPLLMSPWLIILMKNFVKSIPFEITESGKIDGAGDMKIFTSLILPMLKPALATIGLFLALGYWNEWYQSSLFLSSKVDAYPLQYMLYKVVNEANSLKNSVAAQFVTVTDLPTNSLKMATAVVATGPIVLLYPFVQRYFIGGITVGAVKG from the coding sequence ATGGCTAAGAAAGATAAAAAAATTGATTATGATACATATGATTCCAGCGCCAGAGTTAAGCTTGGAACATCGGATTACGTTATACGAGGAATTGGATATGTGTTCGTAACACTGTATGCACTTGCCTGCATATTCCCTTTCCTTCTTATCATCGGAACATCATTTACATCAGAAGCTGTAATAAGATCAGCCGGAGTTCAGCTCTTCCCAAGAGACTTCACCACAGAAGCTTACGACATGGTACTTAAAGGAGGCGCGATCTGGAAATCATATCTTCTTACGATTTTAATGACAGGCGTTGGTACAGGCGTAGGACTTCTCGTTATCTCAATGACAGGCTACGCACTTCAGAGAAAAGACTTTGTACTTAGAAATGTAATCTCATTCTTCATCTACTTCACAAGTCTTTTCCAGGCAGGACTTGCGCCATATTACCTTCTTATGACACAGACATATCACCTTAAGGACAGCTACTTCGCAGTACTCCTTCCGCTTCTTATGTCACCATGGCTCATCATCCTGATGAAGAACTTTGTTAAGTCTATACCTTTTGAAATAACAGAGTCAGGTAAGATCGATGGAGCAGGAGATATGAAGATATTTACATCTCTTATCCTTCCGATGCTCAAGCCTGCACTTGCAACTATAGGTCTTTTCCTTGCACTTGGTTACTGGAATGAGTGGTATCAGTCATCACTGTTCTTAAGCTCAAAGGTTGATGCATATCCACTTCAGTACATGCTCTACAAGGTAGTAAATGAGGCTAACTCACTGAAGAACTCAGTTGCAGCACAGTTCGTAACTGTAACAGATCTTCCTACCAACTCACTTAAGATGGCAACAGCAGTTGTAGCTACAGGACCTATCGTACTTCTGTATCCTTTCGTACAGAGATACTTCATCGGCGGTATCACAGTTGGTGCGGTTAAAGGTTAA
- a CDS encoding ABC transporter substrate-binding protein, which produces MKKKLLASLLSLTMVAGLAACGNGGNGSGDTSGSGSAEAVDTSEHVVITYMTTGGKPENSATDDMLAELNKILTEKVNAELQIYYIDWTDYLSVYNLTLAQMDGTVDLVGTATDWLDAWPNAKNGAFLELDEEMLKTYAPQTYASVPAENWEYCKYDGNIYLIPEDNYAQWTNHGFSYRLDWAKEAGLTDGVKSWEDMTTYFKYVKEAYPDVQPWDSDGTQYATMVGGWISSHSNYVSIDGINSGAMWGGTKDDLYTVYSPYVTDTDSLVEFAKLMKEWDEIGVWKTDVLNNTSSDNREDFRVGKTAAEQHHTQTWTDLCSPGHTNNTIFADDEDAEVGFFYFGEETGNVTALSITHGAMAVSAASKNPERALMVYDLIRNDPDCYKLFNYGIEGVQYNVNADGLRETIADADAIVTNYWWGRNDDLEIRDATMNWDAIDALYKEYDGIKIEYPYGQFIPNVDNISTQIDQINEIHTNYMKQIAFGKYSGTAEEIVAEYQQALKDAGIDDVTAELQKQIDELYK; this is translated from the coding sequence ATGAAAAAGAAATTGCTTGCTTCACTTCTTTCACTCACTATGGTAGCAGGACTTGCAGCTTGCGGTAATGGTGGAAATGGCTCAGGGGATACAAGCGGATCTGGTAGTGCAGAAGCTGTTGATACATCAGAGCACGTAGTTATCACCTACATGACAACAGGTGGTAAGCCTGAGAACAGCGCAACAGACGATATGCTTGCAGAGCTCAACAAGATCCTTACAGAGAAGGTTAATGCAGAGCTTCAGATCTACTATATTGACTGGACAGATTATCTTTCAGTTTACAACCTGACACTTGCTCAGATGGACGGAACAGTTGACCTTGTAGGAACAGCTACTGACTGGCTTGATGCATGGCCAAACGCTAAGAATGGTGCTTTCCTTGAACTCGACGAGGAGATGCTCAAGACATATGCACCTCAGACATACGCATCAGTTCCTGCTGAAAACTGGGAGTACTGCAAATATGATGGCAACATCTACCTCATCCCTGAAGACAACTATGCACAGTGGACTAACCACGGATTCTCTTATCGTCTTGACTGGGCTAAGGAAGCTGGACTTACAGACGGCGTAAAGAGCTGGGAAGACATGACAACATACTTCAAGTATGTAAAAGAAGCTTATCCTGATGTTCAGCCTTGGGATTCAGACGGAACACAGTATGCAACAATGGTTGGTGGATGGATCTCATCTCACAGCAACTATGTTTCAATCGACGGTATCAACTCCGGCGCTATGTGGGGCGGCACAAAGGATGACCTTTACACAGTATACAGCCCATATGTAACAGATACAGATTCACTCGTTGAGTTTGCTAAGCTCATGAAGGAATGGGATGAGATCGGTGTTTGGAAGACAGACGTTCTTAACAACACATCATCTGATAACAGAGAAGACTTCCGTGTAGGTAAGACAGCTGCTGAGCAGCACCACACACAGACATGGACAGACCTTTGCTCACCTGGACACACAAACAACACAATCTTTGCTGATGACGAAGATGCAGAAGTTGGATTCTTCTACTTTGGTGAAGAGACAGGCAACGTAACAGCACTTTCAATCACACACGGTGCTATGGCTGTATCAGCTGCTTCCAAGAACCCTGAGAGAGCACTTATGGTATATGATCTCATCAGAAATGATCCAGATTGCTACAAGCTCTTCAACTATGGTATCGAAGGCGTTCAGTACAATGTAAATGCTGACGGTCTTAGAGAGACAATCGCTGATGCTGACGCAATCGTTACTAACTACTGGTGGGGCAGAAACGATGATCTTGAGATCAGAGATGCAACAATGAACTGGGATGCAATCGATGCACTTTACAAAGAGTATGACGGAATCAAGATCGAGTATCCTTATGGTCAGTTCATTCCTAACGTAGATAATATCTCAACTCAGATCGACCAGATCAACGAGATTCATACTAACTACATGAAGCAGATCGCATTCGGTAAGTATTCAGGAACAGCAGAAGAAATCGTTGCTGAGTATCAGCAGGCACTCAAAGATGCAGGTATCGATGATGTAACTGCAGAACTTCAGAAGCAGATCGACGAACTCTATAAATAA
- a CDS encoding beta-galactosidase family protein has product MRGIEIKDKYYLDGEEFHLISGAIHYFRVVPQYWKDRLIKLRAMGCNTVETYIPWNMHEPKEGQFTFEGILNLGKFIETAGETGLYVILRPSPYICAEWEFGGFPAWLLKEDGMKLRCSYKPYLDHVKKYYDKLMPYIKPYMYDNGGPVIMMQIENEYGYYGDDHSYMEWLKDLIRSYDINVPLFTSDGPYDDAFTGGKIPGILQTGNFGSHAKERFDFMKKYVDGPLSCMEFWLGWFDDWGSGFHHTTSVEQNVKDFAYMLDNGNVNIYMFQGGTNFGFMNGANYYDKLTPDVTSYDYDAILTEDGQVTDKYIAFQKEISKRYGLPEVEDLEPIKRKAYGSIKLDGYVSLWDSLDDIAGKNESVYPVSMEKLDQSYGYILYHTKLKEIPEINGIRLVDANDRAKVYVDHKHVATMYDRELLEDKKIEPPVPTLGKDMDILVENMGRVNFGPYMLKQRKGIDGCVLINTHQHYGYDIYTLPLDNVDKLSFKDVNIDALHKDNNGDALHKNIDDNGSCDHVEKACADNIDSDSITDHGPSFYRYTFEADESADTFIDMKGFGKGCVFINGFNLGRFWEVGPQETLYLPGPLIKNGKNEIIVFETEGKAKSVIELMDHPSLGPCEQVSP; this is encoded by the coding sequence ATGAGGGGAATTGAAATTAAAGACAAATACTATCTTGATGGCGAAGAGTTCCATCTTATATCAGGTGCGATCCACTATTTCAGAGTAGTGCCTCAGTACTGGAAGGATAGACTTATCAAACTTCGCGCCATGGGATGCAACACAGTTGAAACCTACATCCCCTGGAACATGCACGAACCTAAAGAAGGACAGTTTACCTTCGAAGGAATCCTTAATCTTGGCAAGTTCATAGAAACAGCAGGGGAGACGGGACTTTACGTGATCCTTCGCCCATCACCATATATCTGTGCAGAGTGGGAGTTCGGAGGATTCCCGGCTTGGCTTCTCAAAGAAGATGGAATGAAGCTTCGCTGCTCATATAAGCCATACCTTGATCATGTCAAAAAATATTATGACAAGCTCATGCCATATATCAAACCCTACATGTATGACAATGGCGGTCCTGTCATCATGATGCAGATAGAGAACGAGTACGGTTACTACGGCGATGACCATTCTTACATGGAATGGCTCAAAGACCTGATCAGAAGCTATGATATAAATGTTCCGCTCTTTACATCAGACGGACCGTACGATGACGCATTTACAGGTGGCAAGATACCCGGAATCCTTCAGACAGGCAACTTCGGATCTCATGCCAAAGAGCGTTTTGACTTTATGAAAAAATATGTGGATGGCCCGCTTTCCTGCATGGAGTTCTGGCTTGGCTGGTTTGATGACTGGGGATCAGGCTTCCATCACACAACAAGCGTAGAGCAGAATGTCAAAGACTTTGCATATATGCTCGATAACGGCAATGTCAACATCTACATGTTCCAGGGCGGAACCAACTTCGGATTCATGAATGGAGCCAACTATTATGATAAACTGACTCCCGATGTTACAAGCTACGACTATGACGCTATCCTTACAGAAGACGGACAGGTTACAGACAAATATATAGCATTTCAAAAAGAAATATCCAAAAGATATGGACTTCCTGAAGTTGAAGACTTAGAACCTATCAAGAGAAAAGCTTATGGCAGCATAAAGCTTGACGGCTATGTATCACTTTGGGACAGCCTTGATGATATCGCTGGTAAAAACGAAAGCGTTTATCCTGTATCCATGGAGAAGCTTGACCAGAGCTATGGCTACATTCTCTATCATACAAAGCTTAAAGAAATTCCGGAAATTAACGGAATAAGACTTGTTGATGCTAATGACAGAGCCAAAGTATATGTTGATCATAAGCATGTTGCTACCATGTATGACAGAGAGCTTCTTGAAGATAAGAAGATCGAGCCACCTGTTCCCACGCTTGGTAAAGACATGGATATCCTTGTTGAAAATATGGGCCGCGTTAACTTTGGACCATATATGCTCAAACAGCGCAAGGGAATTGATGGCTGCGTACTTATAAATACTCATCAGCACTATGGATATGATATATATACGCTTCCACTTGATAATGTAGACAAGCTTAGCTTTAAGGATGTAAATATAGATGCATTGCATAAAGATAATAATGGTGATGCATTACATAAGAATATTGATGACAACGGATCTTGTGATCATGTTGAAAAGGCTTGTGCTGATAATATAGACTCAGATAGCATCACAGATCACGGCCCCTCTTTTTACAGATATACATTTGAAGCTGATGAATCAGCTGACACCTTCATTGATATGAAAGGCTTTGGTAAGGGATGCGTATTCATCAATGGCTTTAATCTCGGAAGATTCTGGGAAGTTGGCCCGCAGGAAACATTGTATCTCCCCGGCCCACTTATAAAGAATGGCAAGAACGAGATCATTGTATTTGAAACAGAAGGCAAAGCTAAGAGCGTGATCGAACTTATGGATCATCCTTCCCTTGGACCATGTGAACAGGTTAGCCCATAA
- a CDS encoding LacI family DNA-binding transcriptional regulator, with protein sequence MQQTDKKITIYEIAKEAGVSPATVSRVLTGNANVKKEKKEKVLELIKKYNFKPSAVARGLSDTKSRIIGIIVADIRNTYYADMYVACENAANKEGYSVMLMNSFGQTSMEIRQLGKLVQWRADAIIQLGGAVDSLTTDPSYVKEVNRLLGNKIPLVVTGKLDNTNCYQVQIDAAAAMDMLVQHLVSNGNKRIALVGGRLDVESTYIKYNEFLKLTKELELENSSLYTDNFGGYGIEEGTVSMNELIERFSLAGKPLPEAVICINDSTAAGVIKSIRKHGLKIPEDITVVSYDNTDLCEVAEPGLTSVAYDYEKYGKTLVRTAISVADGKSAERQILIKPSGLMVRKSSNYKRN encoded by the coding sequence ATGCAGCAGACAGACAAGAAGATAACTATATATGAGATAGCCAAAGAAGCAGGTGTCTCACCAGCCACTGTTTCGCGCGTCCTTACAGGCAATGCCAATGTCAAAAAGGAGAAGAAGGAAAAAGTCTTAGAGCTTATAAAGAAGTATAACTTCAAGCCCAGTGCTGTTGCCAGAGGCTTGTCCGATACCAAAAGCCGCATCATAGGCATTATCGTTGCAGATATCAGAAACACATATTATGCAGATATGTACGTGGCTTGCGAGAATGCAGCTAACAAAGAAGGCTATTCTGTAATGCTCATGAACTCTTTTGGACAGACATCTATGGAGATAAGACAGCTTGGCAAGCTCGTTCAGTGGAGAGCAGATGCCATAATCCAGCTTGGAGGTGCTGTCGACAGCCTTACTACAGATCCTTCTTATGTCAAAGAAGTTAACCGCCTCCTTGGCAATAAGATACCTCTTGTTGTAACAGGTAAGCTTGATAACACCAACTGTTATCAGGTTCAGATCGATGCAGCTGCTGCCATGGACATGCTAGTTCAGCACCTTGTTTCTAATGGCAACAAAAGAATCGCACTTGTTGGAGGAAGACTTGACGTAGAATCTACTTACATTAAATATAATGAGTTCTTAAAACTGACAAAAGAATTAGAACTTGAAAACAGCTCTCTTTATACTGACAACTTTGGCGGATACGGAATCGAAGAGGGAACAGTCTCCATGAACGAACTTATCGAAAGGTTCAGCCTTGCAGGAAAGCCTCTTCCTGAAGCTGTCATCTGTATCAACGACAGTACTGCTGCCGGAGTTATCAAGAGCATAAGAAAACATGGGCTTAAGATTCCCGAAGATATAACTGTTGTAAGTTATGATAACACTGATCTGTGCGAAGTCGCAGAACCAGGGCTTACATCAGTTGCCTATGACTATGAGAAATATGGCAAGACACTTGTTCGTACAGCGATCAGTGTCGCTGATGGCAAAAGCGCTGAAAGACAGATCCTTATAAAACCATCAGGACTTATGGTCAGAAAATCCAGTAATTACAAGCGTAATTGA
- a CDS encoding glycoside hydrolase family 2 protein — protein MDTIKLILTDNWKFYYGDAEEAWFKGFDDHMWEDVLIPHDWSVEASFSKEYSSGTAYLRGGTGWYRCHFKLPSRYQGKRICITFDSVYKNSSVWFNSYFLGKRPSGYASFSLDISEYARFGDEDNVISVRVRHEDIADSRWFTGSGIVKKVTLSVSENVAPVIDGVWLDTKSLIEDAGRISARISLSNKIQNKSDKEKKVRVRCVLEPEEKIKERIRESASESEEVSIELFGETIVPAKEVSELRIDGIVDKPHLWSADIPNLYKLSTYYSIDGSDYYLVDEQKAGIRVISFDPDKGFSCNGVSTKLRGVCVHDDGGSLGSAMKQEVWQRRLELLKEAGCNAIRCSHNPHMPELYDLCDVLGFYVMDEAFDEWENCKNKWAKGHNVYPPRHQGYYEDFPEWHERDLLGMIDRDRRHPSVIMWSIGNEIDYPNDPYVNPIFKEFTGNNDNGKPAQEMIYNADKPDMARLSEIARELSLIVQKADDSRPVTLAAAFPELSTKLGFIDSLSVVGYNYKEHLYEESHARFPDKTFLGSENGHGIREWKAAACNDYICGQFLWTGIDYLGEAHGWPIHGAYSGILNTAGLPKAEYYKRKSLWTSEPFIKIFTERPDEEKAEWLYRSRSWNYEEGEKVIVKCYAPYFLDPEDDYIKGVRLYINDRLVKSSSERAEDGSFRFEVAFEKGKIEARLEIKESVGDLKSVNIKETESPADNAENVQKANVLGEKLVSDAIYTSDVADHLDVAVYERTDAITDESFVEASSRSGYIYQIIVTLKDKDDTDVVFKDEEISVKASDNAEILGLDGGDLADNTDMRSAVRKTYRGRSVIFVRREDDRQIGLDITIKGQKKHIELG, from the coding sequence ATGGATACCATAAAACTTATATTAACAGATAACTGGAAATTCTATTATGGTGACGCCGAGGAGGCTTGGTTCAAAGGCTTTGACGATCATATGTGGGAAGATGTGCTGATCCCGCATGACTGGTCGGTTGAGGCCTCTTTTTCTAAGGAATATTCCAGCGGAACCGCCTATCTTCGTGGTGGAACAGGATGGTACAGATGCCATTTCAAACTCCCATCAAGATATCAAGGCAAAAGAATCTGTATAACCTTTGACAGTGTCTATAAAAACAGTAGCGTGTGGTTCAATTCATATTTTCTTGGAAAACGCCCTTCCGGCTATGCATCTTTTTCACTGGATATAAGTGAATATGCCAGATTTGGAGACGAAGACAATGTCATCAGCGTAAGAGTGCGCCACGAAGACATTGCGGATTCCAGGTGGTTTACGGGAAGCGGAATTGTCAAAAAAGTCACCCTGTCTGTATCAGAGAATGTGGCACCGGTCATAGACGGAGTGTGGCTTGATACCAAATCTTTGATTGAAGATGCCGGCAGGATATCTGCAAGGATCAGTTTAAGTAATAAGATTCAGAATAAGTCTGATAAAGAAAAGAAAGTCAGAGTCAGGTGCGTTCTTGAACCGGAAGAAAAAATCAAAGAACGCATAAGAGAATCTGCATCAGAGTCTGAAGAAGTTTCAATTGAACTGTTTGGAGAAACGATTGTTCCTGCAAAAGAAGTCTCTGAACTTAGGATAGATGGTATAGTCGATAAGCCTCATCTGTGGTCTGCTGATATACCTAATCTATATAAATTATCTACATACTATAGTATAGACGGAAGCGATTACTACCTTGTAGATGAGCAAAAGGCAGGAATAAGAGTTATCTCTTTTGACCCGGATAAAGGATTTAGTTGTAACGGAGTATCCACAAAGTTGCGCGGTGTCTGTGTTCATGATGATGGCGGATCTTTGGGAAGTGCCATGAAACAGGAAGTATGGCAAAGGCGCCTTGAACTCTTAAAAGAAGCCGGCTGCAATGCCATAAGATGTTCTCACAATCCCCATATGCCGGAACTATATGATCTGTGCGACGTACTTGGATTCTATGTTATGGACGAAGCTTTTGACGAGTGGGAGAACTGTAAGAACAAGTGGGCAAAAGGCCATAATGTGTACCCGCCCCGCCATCAGGGCTATTATGAGGACTTCCCTGAGTGGCATGAAAGAGACCTTCTAGGTATGATAGACCGCGACAGAAGGCACCCAAGTGTTATCATGTGGAGTATAGGCAACGAGATCGATTATCCGAATGACCCTTACGTAAATCCTATATTCAAGGAATTTACCGGCAATAACGATAACGGAAAGCCTGCCCAGGAGATGATCTATAATGCTGATAAGCCTGATATGGCAAGGCTTTCAGAAATTGCCAGAGAGCTATCCTTGATTGTACAAAAAGCTGATGATTCAAGGCCTGTGACTTTGGCAGCAGCATTCCCTGAACTGTCGACAAAGCTTGGATTTATTGATAGCCTCAGTGTTGTAGGCTATAACTACAAAGAACATCTGTATGAAGAGTCGCATGCAAGATTCCCTGACAAGACCTTCCTTGGAAGCGAAAACGGACACGGCATCAGAGAATGGAAGGCAGCAGCCTGCAACGACTACATTTGCGGCCAGTTCCTCTGGACAGGAATCGACTACCTTGGAGAAGCCCACGGATGGCCTATACACGGCGCATATTCAGGAATACTTAATACAGCAGGACTTCCAAAGGCTGAGTATTATAAAAGGAAAAGTTTGTGGACATCAGAGCCTTTTATCAAAATATTTACAGAAAGACCTGATGAAGAAAAAGCTGAATGGTTGTACAGGTCGCGTTCCTGGAACTATGAAGAAGGTGAAAAAGTAATAGTTAAGTGCTATGCACCATACTTCCTTGATCCTGAAGATGACTATATCAAAGGTGTCAGATTATATATAAATGACAGACTGGTAAAGAGTTCATCTGAAAGAGCAGAAGACGGGTCATTCAGGTTTGAAGTTGCATTTGAGAAGGGCAAGATTGAGGCAAGGCTTGAGATAAAAGAAAGCGTTGGGGATCTGAAGTCAGTTAATATCAAGGAAACAGAATCTCCTGCAGATAATGCTGAAAACGTCCAAAAGGCAAATGTTTTAGGAGAGAAGTTAGTGTCAGATGCTATATATACGTCTGATGTTGCTGATCACCTGGATGTAGCAGTATATGAAAGGACAGATGCAATTACCGATGAAAGTTTTGTAGAAGCTTCATCAAGATCAGGCTATATCTATCAGATAATTGTCACGCTTAAAGACAAGGATGACACAGACGTAGTCTTTAAAGATGAAGAGATAAGTGTAAAGGCATCTGATAATGCCGAGATCCTTGGTCTTGACGGCGGAGACCTTGCAGATAATACAGATATGAGATCAGCAGTAAGGAAGACCTATAGAGGTAGAAGCGTCATATTCGTAAGAAGAGAAGACGAT